The following DNA comes from Candidatus Nitrosotalea okcheonensis.
TTCTCAAACCAATCTTTTCTCATGACAATCTGCCCTTTACTGCTTCATAGTGATTTGTCAAGCCTTCAGCTTCAGTTAGAGCTTTCATATATTTTGAAATTTTCTTCAAGGCAGATTCCGAGGATTCTATTTGGGTTTGTATCTTCATGTAATCTAACACACCCAATGAGCCTCTGGTTCTTCCAAATCTGTTGGTTGGAAGTATGTGGTTTGATCCTAGTAGATAATCACTGGCTGATGACGGGGTATTTTTTCCCACTAATGTAAGTCCTGCAGATGTGATCTTCTTTGCTACTTGTTGTGGTTTTTTTGTGATTATTTCTAGGTGTTCAGGTGCAAGTCTATTTGCAAAATTGACCATTTGCTGCTCTGTATTACAAATAGCAATAAACCCATTTTTTTGTAGGCTCTCTTTTACAATAGAGGATCTCTTGATTGTTTTAATTTTTTTCTGTAATAATTTAAGTACTTTATTTTTTAATATTGAGGAATTTGTAATTAGACAACACATCGTATCAGGACTGTGCTCTGCCTGAGAGATCAAATCAAGTGCAACAAATTCAGCATCTGCGGTAGAATCTGCAAGTATGGCAAGCTCAGTAGGACCTGCAATCATATCAATTGAAACAACTTCGCTGAGAAATGATTTTGCAAGGGTGACAAATACGCCACCTGGACCCACTATCTTGTCTACCTGTGGTATTGACTCGGTACCATATGCCAAGGCTGC
Coding sequences within:
- the hisD gene encoding histidinol dehydrogenase, which codes for MRIIDIKNMDSIIESVRPKTNNTIRQQVLSIISDVQKRKDKALKEYETKFTGVKTRSLKITQQEIKSAYLQVTKEQIAGIRIAKTRLEKSENVIRKKLQDVSVTIDGIVIKKIFLPIDTVGCYIPGGKARYPSTIVMSAVPAKVAGVKKIIAVSPSNEKGKIDPLTLVAGDICGVDEFYRIGGAQAIAALAYGTESIPQVDKIVGPGGVFVTLAKSFLSEVVSIDMIAGPTELAILADSTADAEFVALDLISQAEHSPDTMCCLITNSSILKNKVLKLLQKKIKTIKRSSIVKESLQKNGFIAICNTEQQMVNFANRLAPEHLEIITKKPQQVAKKITSAGLTLVGKNTPSSASDYLLGSNHILPTNRFGRTRGSLGVLDYMKIQTQIESSESALKKISKYMKALTEAEGLTNHYEAVKGRLS